CACCAGGCCCAGCGGCCCGAGTCGGGCGGCCTCACCCTCGTGAAGCAGAAAACCCGCCAGCGCGTGGCCGCCGCGGCCCACAACATCGGCGCCGCCCTCTACGCCTTTGCCGCCGACCCCGCCCACCAAGACTTGGCCCTGCAAGCCGCCGTCGACTACTCCCAGCGCACCCTCGAACGCAAGTCCGACGCCGAGCTCGTGCGCCTCGGCCGCCTCATCCTCGACCACGGCACCGCCCACGCCTCGGACCTGACCGGCTACGACGTGGCCGCCGCCGACCTCACCGAGCTGCGCGACGCCCTCACCCAGTTCAAGGCCGAGCAGGCCGCCCCCCGCGCCGCCCGGGCCGAAGGCGCCGCCGACACCAAAGACCTCGCCCGCACCTACCGCGAAGCCCAGGCCCTGCTCCGCGACCAAATCGACCGCCAGCTGGCCCGCTACGAAACCCGGCAGCCCACCCTGTTTGCCGCCTTCCAGTCGGCCCGCAAGCCCAACGCCACGGCCGCCCGCCGCGCCCGGCCGGCCGGGCCCACGCCCGCCTAAGGCCGCCGGCCCGGCCCGTTTTATGTTCCAACGCCCGGCCCTGGCGCCGGGCGTGTTGCGTGCTGTTGTTCGATATTAGCCCTCCACAAAACCTTCAACTGCGCCCCATGCAAGACCAGTCCCACGAGCCCGCCGCCCCCTCGCCCCCAAAGTGACGGGCATCGGCGGCATCTTCTTTTTAGCCGACAACCCCGCGGCCACCCGGGAGTGGTACGCCCGCCACCTGGGCCTGGCCACCACCGAGTGGGGCTCCACGTTCGAGTCCAGAGACATGGACCGGCCCGACGAGGTGAACCAGCTGCAATGGAGCCCCTTCAACCGCGACAGCGACTACTTCGCGCCCTCCACCCGCGGGTTTATGATTAACTACCGGGTGCAAAACCTCGAGGGGCTGGTGCAGCAGCTGCGGGCCAACGGCGTCACCATCCTCGACGACATTGCGAGCTACGACTACGGCAAATTCGTCCACATTCTGGACGCTGACGGCAACAAGCTGGAACTGTGGGAGCCCAGCTAGCCGGTGCCAGCCGCGGCCTATACCTCTAAAAAATCAGACGCTTTCAGCCCAACAGTCAAGCCAGTCAAGGAATTGAGACCCCGTTGGTAAAATAACCGGAGTGTGTGTTCACGGCTTTCGGGCTGGTTAAATTTGGCATTCATTGAATCCATATTTTGGAATTGTGCCGTATGTTGCGCGCCCCTGTTCCACTTTTGCCCCCGCAGTATGACCCCATCCGCTACTTCCATTCTTGAGCGCAGCAACGTTACCATTTCCGGCGCAACCGGCCCCAACACCCCGGCTATCGTGTTTTTGCACGGCCTCGGCGGCGACCAAAGCGACTGGCGTCTGGTGGCGCCCCATTTCGAAGACCAGTACCGGGTAGTGCTCCTGGACCTGGTGGGCGCCGGCAAATCGGACCAGGCTGCCTACTCCCCCACCGCCAAGCACAGCACCCTGGCCGGCCACGCCGACGACCTGCTCGAAGTGCTCAGCGCCCTGGCCCTGCACGACGTGGTATTCGTGGGCCATTCCGTGGCCTCCATGATTGGCGTGATTGCGGCCGTGCGCGAGCCCGAGCGGTTTTCCAAAATGGTGCTGGTGTCGCCTTCGCCCCGCTTTATTAATGAGAAGGGCTACGCCGGCGGCTTCGAGCAGAAGGACATCAACGAGCTGCTGGCGGCCATGGAAGGCGACTACACCGGCTGGGCCAACGGTTTCGCGCCGGTGATGATGGGCCAGAAGGAAAGCCCGGAGCTGGTGATGTCTCTCACCAACAGCTTCGTGCGCACCAACCCCGAAATCGCCAAGCACTTTGCCCGCGTCACCTTCTTCTCCGATACCCGCGCCGAGCTGGGCTTCCTCACCATTCCCACGCTCATCGTGCAATCGGCGCACGACATCATCGCGCCGCTGGCCGTGGGCCATTACATCAACGAGCAGCTGGCCGACAGCCGCATGAAAGTGGTGGAAACCAGCGGCCACTGCCCCCACCTCAGCGCCCCGCAGGAAACGCTTTCGGCGGTCGACCATTTTCTGCACCACGAGACGGCACTGGGGTAGGGCATGGCCCGGTCCGACGGCGCAGCCGTCCGACCGGTCAAAGCAAACACGTTCACACCAGTTCGTTCGGGATAACAACGACGACCGGTCGGACGGCTGCGCCGTCGGACCGGGCCGATGCCGCCCGTTTTTGCCCCCGCCCACCGGCGGGGGCTTTTTCGTGCCCACGCCGGGAACGATTGCGCAAATATCTCCGCCTTTGCCTGGTGGTTTTCAGCCAAAAGACCAGCAACTTCACCGGCCCAACCTCATTCCCACCGCCGATGAAACGCCGCACTTTCACCCAACTTACCGGCAGTGCCCTGGCCGGCTCGCTGCTTACCAATAATGTTCTGGCCTCGGCTTTGGCCCCCGTCAAAAAAACCCGCGTGGCCATGGTGGGCACCGGCCACCGCGGCCTGGGCATGTGGGGCGTGGACGTGCTGAAGGAGCACGGCGACAAAATGGAATTCGTGGGCCTGTGCGACATCAACCCCGGCCGCGTCGAAACCGGCAAAAAGATGCTGGGCGTGAGCTGCCCCACCTTCACCGACTTCGACAAGATGATGAAGCAGGTGAAGCCCGACGTCCTCATCGTAACCACCGTGGACGCCACGCACAACCAGTTCATCGTGAAGGGCATGGAGTACGGGGCCGACATCGTGACCGAAAAGCCGA
This DNA window, taken from Hymenobacter sp. 5317J-9, encodes the following:
- a CDS encoding alpha/beta hydrolase, whose product is MTPSATSILERSNVTISGATGPNTPAIVFLHGLGGDQSDWRLVAPHFEDQYRVVLLDLVGAGKSDQAAYSPTAKHSTLAGHADDLLEVLSALALHDVVFVGHSVASMIGVIAAVREPERFSKMVLVSPSPRFINEKGYAGGFEQKDINELLAAMEGDYTGWANGFAPVMMGQKESPELVMSLTNSFVRTNPEIAKHFARVTFFSDTRAELGFLTIPTLIVQSAHDIIAPLAVGHYINEQLADSRMKVVETSGHCPHLSAPQETLSAVDHFLHHETALG
- a CDS encoding VOC family protein codes for the protein MTGIGGIFFLADNPAATREWYARHLGLATTEWGSTFESRDMDRPDEVNQLQWSPFNRDSDYFAPSTRGFMINYRVQNLEGLVQQLRANGVTILDDIASYDYGKFVHILDADGNKLELWEPS